A window of Gossypium raimondii isolate GPD5lz chromosome 7, ASM2569854v1, whole genome shotgun sequence genomic DNA:
ATGtgtaagttttaaatttaggaTGTGATTGAcgatcattttgattttttttacttaaaataaaattttaacaaaaaaatattgattaagaTGAATAAGCCAAAATATGAAggagattttatttattaaaatttaaaataaattatcttttaaaaaataaaatattcaaattaccataggtatatatttttcaaaattgtctaaaataataaaaatattatattaataagactaaaattaaaaataaataacagcTATAGAAGcaaaatatttattgattataaaGCAAATCCATAAACAAGTCTTTAATGACGTTTTTGAATCTGTCAACTCAAAAAGCATACTAAAGTTAGCATAACACAAAATAAAAGTGAAGCAAAAacccataaaaatatttatttatgtaactAGATTCTTCAACATATCATGTGAATAAAGTCCCCCTTTGCATCATTTATTCACACAGATAACCCAACATCTCCTCTCCTCTCCAAGCAAAGTATCATTCCATCCTCCACtattccattttctttcttcttaaataAATTTCCAATTCAAATGCAATTCCCTATCCCACTCTCTAGCCATGACTTTACTGTTCATGCTCACTGTTTGTTTGAGTTTTCTAGCATTATTAGCTACACCAAGTTTTGCCACCAATCAAGCTAACTCATGTCGATCATATTGTGGAAATATTACCATAGATTACCCATTTTCTCTTGATTACGGTTGTGGTCATCCTGGTTTTAGGGACCTATTGTTCTGCATGAATGATGTGTTAATGTTCCATATCAGTTCAGGGTCATACAGGGTCCTAGATATAGACTATGCATATCAAGCACTCACATTACACGACCCCCACATGTCAACATGTCACACCATCATTCTAGGCGGTAGAGGCAACGGCTTCACCGTTGAGCAATGGCGAGCGCCATATTTCAATCCAACACCTGATAACGTGTTCATGCTCATAGGTTGTTCAGCTGAATCACCATTGTTCCAGGGTTTCCCTGGGAAGCATCTGCCATGTAGGAATGTATCAGGGATGGGATGTGAGGAATACTATGATTGTCCGGCATGGAGCCTGATTGGTCACAAGAAGGTAGGATCAGTTTATGGGTCAGGGCCCCCAGAGTGTTGTGCGGTGGCATTTGAGGCAATCAAGGCTATAAATCTGAGCAAGCTGCAGTGTGAAGGGTATAGTAGTGCATATAGTCTAGCACCGCTGAGAGTTGATGGGGCTGGTGGGTGGTCTTATGGGATTAGAGTGAAATATTCAGTTCAAGGAAACGATGAGTTTTGTAGAGCTTGTGAGGCCACTGGTGGAGCATGTGGATTTGGAACCGACGGGGTTAAACAGTTGTGCATGTGTGGCAGCTTCAATTCTACCACCAATTGTGATTCAGGTCAGATATATATATTCCTAAGAATCTTATAAGAAATTTGATGGTTTatcagtttgaaaattttcaaatgtatGATATGTAATTAACCtatgcatttcattcatttgttgttgaatCGATTCAGTACGTTAAATACCATGGAGGCCCTCGTATTTAGAGTCGAATTTGCCCACtctacttttttaaaaaaaagttaatccCTATACATTAGATCGAAGAGCAAAtcaattcttctattaaaaattccatctatTTCTACGGTtaaaaattgatctttataCGTCGACATAATATACACATGGCACGCCATATATAACTATCTGATTATTTCATCAGTcacaatcaaattttaatagtaaaaaagaataaaaattttaactagaAGTAGTAgattgctctttgatttaaaatatgtggactaatttactcatttttttaattaaaaagaaatacaatctaactcttaGTATAAGACTTTCGCGATACTTTTACCTAAAAGTTTCCAAACATTTGTCTCTTAAGGCTCCAGTTGAGTTTGGCTGGGTTTTAACTTGGCCTAACAGATTTGTGTAACGATGTGGTTAGTTTGATGGCTACTTTAAGGATGTTTGAAGTAATCAAACTTTGTATTGTGCAGAAAGCTCAACATCCAGTAAAATGACACTATCATTGGCAGTCGCATTAGCAGGTACTTTTCTACctctaatttaatctttttacttttatttttagatttcaaaattcaaaattaatgcTATTAGAActcttctattaaattcatcactaatatgatattttgaaataaacaaatgctCGTTTGGTAAACATGCAGTAAGAAAagtgaacttgaatttaacagaagaattttaatgatattaacaacatgacttatatttttaaatctgaaaagtataaggatcaaattctttaaaataaaaacatattttaatacttagttaataaatacatttaaatttttttagatatcacaattcttaagcctaacatgataaaataattaattataattataatacgAAAAAAGCACAACCAGGAATATAAGCATTAAGCACTACATTACTAAATTGTTTGCAGgaagttttatatatatgacAACCTGGATAATGGGCAGCCAGTCTTGAGACAAGGGACATTCAACATTTTGCTTATCAACTCCATGTAAATGCTACTTTTGTCTTGGCTTATACCACTACATTGTTTGCATAGCTTCTTAATTTCTGTTATATACACTTTTTTGATCTCTTGTTGAGGgagagaatatatatatatatatatatatattatgttccCATTTATACCAATCATTTTGAGTTGGTCtagcaaaattaaaatattttaatttgcaCATTGCAGAATGATTAAATTGCCAACTTTTACATCTctgaatttcatgttttaaagggttaaatttgtatttaatttctaaatttgtactcgattatcattttctttatatatctAAAGTAGCAAAACATAGTTAAAAAGCTCCTCTTCAGCAAAGACTCGTTGCCTATATATAGGCAATTTCTTAAACTAAGGAACAAAAACAAACACTATTCACTAATTAAATCACTATTCACTTGAATAGTGAATTTACATCATACATGACATAAagacaaatattaaatatttattacgcAACTTGGACTTTTACACTTATGACACTACATGATGAATGGTGGGTACTTCTCATGCAAAATGGTGTAGAACACAATAAAACACACCACGtgacaaaatacataaaaagacGAAAAGTCTCGAAAATGGCTTGTCTTCTCGGGAATGACATATTTGTCGTGTTTGTTCATCCCATAACTTCGCAAACTATATCTAGATCTTCCTTCTACAGGATTTCCTGTTTGATACTCTCGAAATTCTTCGAGTGCTTTTGCGAAGCTTTTTTCATCCACAATATTGTTGTCCGTTGGTATCTATCAATCTTGCACAGCACAATACATAGGCTTGATGAACCCAATCGGTTAAAAGGAGGTTTACGAATTTGAACGAGTCAACAATAGTTTCCTTAGTTTGTCCAATATGGGTTACGTAGGAAGGAAGTGACCTTTGAGGGGATCAACATCGATAGGTTCACATGCCTTGTTTTTAATGGGTCTTGGCAAGAAACACAATTTCTCTTACTAATCTTCCATGCTTCACTTGGTATTCCATGTCTTGAACTAGTTCGTCCACGTACCTCTTAGGATTGTTTTCCTACGGATTTTCTTTGTATGCTTGGAACTCGCTCGAGGGTTGGACTTTGTTCTTGATGCACAAGGTACTTAAAATACCTTTGTACCATTTTGGCTTCATGAACGAGCTCTCGTACAGGGAATAGAAGAAGTTAGTATAAATTTTTGTCGTTGGTGTGAATCCTTTGTTCGTGTAGGGCCTGTGGAAGAGGAATATTATGTAGGTTTCTTCGATGTAATCTTCACGTCGATCTTTCCATGTCTCAGTGGTTGAGAACCATTCTAGGAAGGTTCTAAGGGTGTTCCTTGTGGAACGTCCTGTGACCACCCATTGAATGTTCTTCGTTGGAAACTCAATGGCGATTTTGTAAAGTTGGGTTAGGTACCATAACAGTAAGAGTGCTTCTTTCAGGAGGCTTTGGTAGTACAAGGTGCGAAAGAGGTGGAGGAACGAAAATTTCGGGTTTATGCCTATGGGTCTGATAACACTGTCTCTGTGCTTTTTTATTACCTTGGACTAATGGTAGAACATTTGTTTGGCTCTGGCTTCAAGGGTTTTACGACCTATGTCATCTTTTGTTTCACTAGGGAGTTAGTCTAAAAGGTCATTTGAGGAAAGGCAAGTCTAGGTATGAGGTTGTAGAGGTGTTTGAAAAAGAGGGAGAGGAAAAGCATTGGGGATGGTAAGGACCCATAAACGCGATGGCTGATATTAGTTTAGGCTGAGGAGGTCTGGATAACATGTCCAAGACAATGTTGGTGTTGTCTTTTATATGCTtgaaggtaaaattgtactGGCTGAACCATTGTGCCCATCTCAGGTGTTGAGCATTGGGTAGTctctttttgaaatttagcATTTGGCTAAAGGCTGCCATGTCATATCCAATAGTAAAATGACATCCgatcaattaaaaatcaaatttttgaatGCCATATTTTACCGTTAGTATCTCTTTGAAGGTGGAGTGGTAGTAGATCTATAAGTTCTTGAAGCGTCTGCTCTTATATCCGCATATTTGTCTTCTTCCGTCTATCTCTTCAAAGAGTACTGCAGACCAAAACTTTTTGCTTGCATTTGTTTGCAGAATCTTGTGTGATTGTTCACCTTGTGAAGGAATCCTTAAAGTTGGGATCACTGTAAACTTTTCCTTCAGTGTTTTTATGCCTTTGAGTGTTTCTATGTTCACTGGCCTAGCGATTCCTTTTTCAATGGTTTCTTGAGGGGACTGATTATTCTCGTTAGGTTCGAAATGAACTCACTCAAGTAGTTTACAATTACGAGAAACTGTTGCACTTGTCATTTCGTGAGGTTTTCATTCAAGAACTATTGAAGCATTTAGGCGATGCGGGATTGCGCTATGTACTATTTATCTTTCAAGTGCATGCCTAGGAAGTTGATCTCTAGCGTGCACCACTCTTTGAGTTGAGAAAATCATTTTTACACTCTGTTGAAACATCTTTAAAGTGTTCTTGTTGATACGAGGGTGTCAGATCTGTTCATATTGAGAAAAGTCATAGGCAATTTCTTTCTCTCAATTAGCAAATCAACCAAGAATATCAAGACTGTTAATTTGTCCCAACTGTGGGAGTAGCACAAAGAGTTGAGTTGTAAATTGGTCAATAGAAAGGTAAAAACGACTTTAAGGTAATTCACTTAAATGATTGTGATTTTGTGTTTTACTTGAATTTTCTTGACAAGattgatgttttattaattctttttgCAGATTGTATTTGCATCTTAAATACTCGACAATAATGCGTTATGCCGGTGAGTTGAGACACAAAAGGTAGAACCAAGGTATTGTTGACAATCTAACTAGCTAAGGATGTTCCGTGTGGTGGAAATATTAACTTGGTAGATCAGAGTGCTACAAAGACCCCTTTGAAAATGCTAAAGGAGTAGAATAATGATATTAAGCCTACTGAGTTATCAATAAGGGAATAAATGCTACAAGCAAGGTACatctcaaacacatatttaGTGTTTTACATTATGACTTACCGTTGGCTTGATGAAGACACAAGGACCCTTTCAGAGTTTAAAAGCGAGTAAGCCAAGTGACTTACAAACCAGAGTTAGCGGCAAGacttgtaacgccccaaaattttaattttgggtattatgaatgtgtgacacaaacatctattagctttagtggttatatgttctgggagtgtttgggaagTCCCAAATTCAAGCTAgaacttgggcaaattttggtatttttataaataagctCTATCTTTAGTCAgcaggcttttaagtaaaagttagcaaataattaacagaatgggtcTACTGGTTTGGTgcataagtggagtgttggtgtgaggaAGGTCATGGATTTGAATCTTTGGGACGACAAAGGTTGTATTTTTGCTCCTAATTCCGGCAAGAGTTGTGCTGAACTGGGTTTCTGAGTGGTAGATGTGTAGCGGGAAGTGAGGGAGcgattttaggagtgaattaggAGCTTATGGGGGAGAATATCcaaaatttgatcactttttcctttttcgaaaaaaaatcatttttctctccatctttctgaCATTTTCTCTCCCCTATCTCtaccgaattttttttcttccttgcttcttactcgattatcttttcttttctttcctctaccGCTGAAATTCCCTTGTTCCCCCTAATCCATTCTTCCCTCTTAATTTCGTAGCATTAAGCAACACTTTTGCAAATTCAATAAGTTGTTAggtatcattttaagagattattttgtgttcaatagtcTAATTTCGGGGTGTTGGCAGCAACATTTCGCGAGAATTAAGGCTCTCGTGATTTTCGTAAACGTACCGATTTGAAGTTTTTAAGGTAAATGTTCATCATTTTATGggtaagtattttggtttcAGGATTTTAATTAATCGCGAGATAAGACTGATTatggtgttatttgttcaattataggttttggagtgctcggggactgttttagcattaAACAAAACTatgtgtgtacccgaaacacaaaaataagggatttggcgaaaagttaaaattgcttgttgtttggatagcagcagtaggctaactttaaaaaatcatcataaattgtgaaaatcgaattagagaatgaaaaatatatgggattaaagatatttgagtctaggttctcatagaagaaacgaactaagcaaaagaatttcatattatgagatgtttgaattttagtgagacagggttagAATGATTTCAGAATATCATATCCttactttgaaaaattattaaaaattgtataaaaataattatgggttagaatttatatgtttaaaatcttgaataagtctactttcaagagaaacaagCGGGAACATCATCTGTATTTTGTatgagaagataattaatttttagttcagAAAGGTTGAAACTGACAGACAACAGAACagtgaaaactttaaagaataaactgtacttattagctaaaccaataattctgaaaattttatggtaagaagatatgtgagtctagtttcaggaaaaaaatGTGGATCTTAATTCGAAATTCTGTaacttaagatacaaataatttagtaacaatgactcaagtagacagctttgaaaaattatataagtaaatagtggaaacacatatgaataattaattagcacgggttacattaaaatggatcacgaggtCAAGGCCAATTTAAGTCATGtgggtcacacgggcgtgtgggcccgcACGGGCGAtcatcatgggcttgtaggtccattttcactatttgactgataaggttgcacgggtcgtcCAAGTCGattgtgaacctactgtagggtcggtaagtttacctagacccctatTTGACTAAAATAACTGTAtaactgatatgattaagcctgatgatgtctcactgatttgatactgtatgccctgtTTGCATgcattatattatgttataacatattatatctgtatattgcattacattgggttgggggattataatgttcggaggaagtgtactgaaagacCTCGAGCTTAATTTACTGGcggctcagctgcaaactactgtctagtgccgcattcggtactacttggagtgtaaggataagtgggttgattatatccccacatggagtgtagagTTGGACGGAGATAGTGtttagaggctggatgggtaagATTTTTGTAACTGCATATTTGTTCTGCATCGACATcttgtgatgggctaaagccctctTGCATGATTGTTTTGTACtaagatgggctaaggcccaaatcGGGTGATCTTGAAAAAACTTAAGCCTGCATCGTGATTATTTGTTTACTGCCTGTTCATTTGTATagagattacacactgagtttacataaactcacaattctgtttaatctgtacaggtaatctcTAAATATAGGCGGATCGATGCAACGGAGATTTCagtggtggccacacaactTCTTTTACACTATTTACTacctatttataattttacttttatttgggaatattttgctgtaattatgacctttacaaattttggtttaaaatttaaattttatacggctttatgatttaaatctgctagtgtttggtaaaacttgagttttcaattgaaattaatgttttatataaagTACCACGAATATGCAAACTGTTTAAGAGCTTATTTGTGTGAATCAATAGGATCCCGATCGAGACAAGTCACAATAGAGGCAAGTAAAAGCGGTGACCTCTTACAATTAAGATGtacaagaaaaaaatacagTGCAAGTTAGGCGGCAACAGAGACATAAGACGAGGCAAATGTTCTGAGAGGTAAAACTACCTTATAGAGAGTAGTTGGCAATCAACCGAGGCATCGAAACCGTTTTGAGATGAGTCAAACCAATGTCATCCTAAAGACGCGACAAGGGTATCGCTAGAATGGGTGGGAGAGAATGCCACAAGTCGCAGATCAAAACCTATGAACATTGCGCACAGAATGTCTCATAGAGGTCAACTTATTAAATGAGACTCATTTGACCCACATGAGCTAACCTAATCTGTCGAACCTATAGAGAAGTCCATCTACTACTAGAATTATCAAGGTAATTAATGTAAATCTTAAAAATGTATAGAGTATATAATTTAAGTCCCTTAAGACTTTCATCTTGTAGATACACACAAATTTCAATCGTTGATTTAACTCAACTTATAGCGTTAGTTTTGGAGAGATCTTCTATAAATAAAGACATTCCCCTCATTTGTATTCACTTGGTTGTAATCCttcataataatttaatacTATTAAGAGCAGTTACTCAAACATTTGGTATGCActatttttttgtgaatttttgtttGTAACTTATTTTGTCTTTCAAGTTTACTTCCACTTTGCTTCAATACCTTAAAATTTCTACAAGAATTCTCATTTTCCGAGAATAGGCTAACTTAGACAAGATTTAACTCAAGAAATCACTTAAGATTGCGCAGTTTGCAAAACTAAAAATCTAACCCCTTGATACATACATATGTGATGGGAACACTAgtgtttatatattatgttttttttaacctcattaattatttgaatttttcaatcactttaatttttatagcttgaatatttcaatattttaatttcaaatttgtttatttaagaattaaattattatataccatatctaaaaatttaatcccaCTTTGTTGATTGTAGTGAGTCGACATATTCTAGTTTTATCTAATTTGAAACTGTTGAAGTCTCCTAAAGTCGAATCAACCCAAATTCGAAACAATGAACCATCAGGAAAGTCATTAAGCTTAAACCAAAAaacgattttttttttctcagctACATTGGCTCTTTGCTAAAATCAAGTGGCATTCCAAAAATGAAATATCCCAATGGCGAATATGGaccaaaaattagaaaactaattttttttaaaaaagatagAAATCAAACCAAGCCTACTACTTTTCTGGCCTAAACTGCAAATATGTCCTTCAATTAATGCCATCGAACATTTCCTAAACCAATACAAACTTACCGGCTAAACTTTCAAGCTGCCTTGGTTTTGGGCTTTATGCGCTTCACCCTTGAGTACAAGAACACTCCAGCAAGAGCAATTCCAGTGCCTGCCCAAGATATCACCAGAATAACATCTTGATTATATAGAAGCCTTAAAAGGACCAaaacaaacaacaacaaaaaagacCTTCTCAGTAAAGATCTACGTGGAATGTAAATTTTACCGAGAGAGTTAATAGGTGAGACAGGTGTTTTGAAGAATAGAACAGAGCTGACAATAACAACCACCCTCTTCACACAGTTGCCTACGGAATGAGTAACAGGGGATACCCTTTGCAATATCATATACGAAACCTGCATGATTACAATCGAAAACTAATTAGCTTTGCACTTACTATCATGtgtgaagaaaaaaattaaggttaCATTAAGAAGGTTTTGGCATTGATTGAAAACGAAtacaacataaaaaaacaaaacaagaaaacaCAAAAGGACATTAGGATATCCAACATACTTCCTGAACTCATCTAGCATTCAACATTTTCTccattattttcaaaagaaaggTGTAGCCAAGGTTCCTTAGGTCAAGTACATAggatttcttttcaaatttggctacacaaattaatttgaaaattaaagcgGATAGATTGAGTATAATGAGAACAatgtaaaacattaaataaaaataatatcaaggCACAAACTTTTCATAGATTGTTTTTGATCagaaaaaactttaaaattttcaataaaatgatccatttaaataaaatatccaaattattcaaattattaaaaattttccatgcGTCATGATGTCAAAagatttgtgaatttattggttttgattttgactttttaATAAGAATCTTCTCAAGCTTTGACTAAGGAACCTTAGCAACGTGTTGcccctttttttcttattcattcCCCACAGTTCTAATTCAGAAACCAATGACTTCATGTTCAAGTATGCAGTTCTTAAGGAAGACAGGAAAAACCATCCAACACCCAACACATCCTCACCTGCTGATAGGCATGGAAGCAAAGAGCAGCAAGTAGAGATCTTACAACAACTTCTTTAACATTCAAACCCTGTTTGCCAAGATAAAGACATAGCTAAATGAGATGAAAATGTCAACAAGACTTGTTAATCAAATGCAAAATCAGGGTAATTATAGCAACTTTAGCTCATTGAGTGTACTCACAGCAGATTGCAAATAGGCAGGGGTAAACTTAACACCCTCCATGAAGATAGCCACAGGGGCTAGCAAGATAAGAGACATAATTGTTATTATTGAGAAGAGGGTAATGTTGTCCATCGACTCCTGTCACATAATAACAGCTAGTTATGTGCCAATATTAAAGTTAGTCCCAAATTAGAGAACTATAAAAAGACCATGTTGCACTCTATGGATCAAATGGTGGATCGAAATGCCACTCGGACAGAGTTAGCACTACAGAGACCAAACACAACAAAGATGAAGTAAAATAACCTCTTTATTAACCATGACTTTTTTGCTGAGAACATTACGAGACTGGTTTGTCAAATTCGAAGCCATTGCAGTCCAGAATCCAGCCCTTTATAGATTAAAGCAAAGGTTATACTCAAAGTTAAAAAGCTAACCAATTCAATAAGCACTTGATATCATGATCTCAGTACCAGAATCAGAAATGTATTGCACATGAACAGTGTTGTCATGGGCACAAAGTATACCCTAGGTGCCAAACCCTTGTACTGCCTCAGGTgcaaagtgaaaaagaaaaaaacaaggcACTTACTTGCCTGAAGTAAAGCataatatgtatgtatttttgtaAGTGCTTCTGTGTGTCTAAAGAGTGATCTTGTTCACTCACAAAACATGCAATTTTTCTGTTGGTCAATATGCATGATTTCTTATGATCTACAACTGTTGTTGAATACTCAACAATTAAAAAGTAGCGAGTTTGATGCTATCCCTTTCTTACTTGTAAAGGTACATCTAATGAAAAATGTGAAACtaaaagaaagtaaagagaaCTTCATTCAGACAGGCATTTTTTATGCTTATCACCTTCTAGAAGAGCATGCCTAGGTGCAACAGGCATGCAACTCACCCGAGAGGGTCTGAGGAGGTTTTGCTATCTAGCACTAAGGCGTAATCACACCTAGACGCACACCTTGACAACACTGCGCTTGAAAGAATTTCAATGGTTAAATATAGGTATTAGCATATGCATTTTCTAACCAATTGAAAGAGGCCTCAGTGACGGATGCAAGTGCAACTCCTCCAACAATTGGTACAAGGGAAGCAACTACCCAAAGAGTTGGCAACTGTAACAACAAAACATCATAATCCAGGTTAGAACAGCCAACATGAAATAACACTTTGAACAACTTCAAGAGATATTGAAGAGCAAAGGAAACTCAAACaggtataatttttttacccatCTAAATTAGGatgtttttgatatttatagatgagaaagtgaaaaagaaagaattgaccaaagaaaagttaaaaggaaacCAGACCTCTCCTAGAAACATTGCAGAAAGCACAACTGAGAAAAATGGCTCCATAGCTTTAATCGTGTGAGTGAACGAAACAGCCACTTTTCCAAGACTCATATTCGTAAAGAGGTTGCCCAAGGTATGCACCACAGCAAGTGGCAGAATAGCAGCAAGCTGGCAGGAAAAAGTTCAAGAATCAGTATCATTTCAGAAAAGAATCACTATTGGCACTGAAACAGTCCAAATACCTGAGCACCATTGATTTTTGGTCTCTTGTACAAATTAAAAGTCCACATTATAGTAACAAGTATAGTTCCAACAGCAAACTGAATTGCAGTGACAGTTATAGGGTAATGGAAGGCCTTCAGAACCTGTGCACAACGAAACacaattcaatcacaatttaTTCTCTTCATTATATTCTGAGATTCAATTAGttaccaaaattaaaagtaaatactGATAAAACAatactataatttattataaatgagCACAAATCTAGAATATGACAACACTAGATCTAACATccatataataattttgttatccaaaaaaaataaatattttattattttcaattcttCAACATAATTTGCTTTGCAACCAATCGCTATTTCTTTTTCGACAAAACGGcgtttaaataaaatctttcaTAACTTTGAATTCATTCGATTGCATGTAGTAATCATTTAGATTGAACTGTAGAATTTCAACTGAATTTACTTTTCCAGCAAAAGATTCTTTACACCTTAAATTCAGCtgatttcatattaaaaataaatagaataaaataaaaggtgaaATCTAAGGAAactctaagtttttttttttttacgaagaaaggagataaaaaaaaaaagaacctgTTTGTTGTAGATATTGAAGTAGATGTTGAAAATGTACCACAATCCAAACAGCAAACCAAGCTCCAATGTCTTGAGCAAGCTACCTGACTTTCCGGCTTCACCGGCATTCTCGGCCGCCGTTGCTCTAAGTTGAAGGGG
This region includes:
- the LOC105787545 gene encoding uncharacterized protein LOC105787545 — encoded protein: MTLLFMLTVCLSFLALLATPSFATNQANSCRSYCGNITIDYPFSLDYGCGHPGFRDLLFCMNDVLMFHISSGSYRVLDIDYAYQALTLHDPHMSTCHTIILGGRGNGFTVEQWRAPYFNPTPDNVFMLIGCSAESPLFQGFPGKHLPCRNVSGMGCEEYYDCPAWSLIGHKKVGSVYGSGPPECCAVAFEAIKAINLSKLQCEGYSSAYSLAPLRVDGAGGWSYGIRVKYSVQGNDEFCRACEATGGACGFGTDGVKQLCMCGSFNSTTNCDSESSTSSKMTLSLAVALAGSFIYMTTWIMGSQS
- the LOC105787535 gene encoding triose phosphate/phosphate translocator, non-green plastid, chloroplastic, whose translation is MQSAAFSLPSPSSHPYLKPRNFASNPTFYPIRGVSKGRDFSDSTNAISIPSFPKRSWYLSSSSPLPLRAWTSAPSLSKPSPLQLRATAAENAGEAGKSGSLLKTLELGLLFGLWYIFNIYFNIYNKQVLKAFHYPITVTAIQFAVGTILVTIMWTFNLYKRPKINGAQLAAILPLAVVHTLGNLFTNMSLGKVAVSFTHTIKAMEPFFSVVLSAMFLGELPTLWVVASLVPIVGGVALASVTEASFNWAGFWTAMASNLTNQSRNVLSKKVMVNKEESMDNITLFSIITIMSLILLAPVAIFMEGVKFTPAYLQSAGLNVKEVVVRSLLAALCFHAYQQVSYMILQRVSPVTHSVGNCVKRVVVIVSSVLFFKTPVSPINSLGTGIALAGVFLYSRVKRIKPKTKAA